The following are from one region of the Neurospora crassa OR74A linkage group III, whole genome shotgun sequence genome:
- a CDS encoding cell division cycle protein 123: MPALDGILEAANAPQQDGQITFPPVTRDHILHCSYDYWFPKYRTSCIRSRVIPLSREFISYIREDGIILADDEPGNENDSDDDDDWEPTVPSSEIPAPPRNPGDADNDSDSDDEDSTPAKLPPNKRFPDLHNAINAAIKALGGAAAPKLNWSSPKDATWISRHPNTVKCTSANDVYILLKSSSFISHDLDHAFDDCVPSTTTSTPQSPSSTAAAAAAQVQQQQQQPQGFTPVLVLRSFFSPLPSLEFRCFVKDRNLIAITQRDLNYYAFLRSLQPAIIARCRELFNTKLKYTFPDSSFVFDVYIPEAAYRSDSESDDDETSEARSRLARARLIDINPWAPRTDTILFGWEELLEADVKMPVLGTAESTPEKKEETVRLRFSATGAAAAAAGGDDNLTEPEEEDDNNEQNHFDDDETTTDDEHEEEYEVELRLVEQDDPAAYNFSSPQYSAHKMPKDVVDASMAGEGGMREFAREWQRLQDQRGGGSSS, translated from the coding sequence ATGCCTGCTCTCGATGGCATCCTAGAAGCCGCCAACGCGCCGCAACAGGATGGCCAAATCACCTTCCCTCCCGTCACGCGGGACCACATCCTCCACTGCTCCTACGACTACTGGTTCCCCAAGTACCGCACCTCATGCATCCGCTCGCGCGTGATCCCGCTCAGCCGCGAGTTCATCTCGTACATCCGCGAAGACGGCATCATCCTGGCCGACGACGAGCCGGGCAACGAGAACGACtctgacgacgatgacgactgGGAGCCCACCGTCCCCTCCTCCGAGATACCCGCCCCTCCCCGCAACCCCGGCGACGCCGACAACGATTCGGActcggacgacgaggactcCACGCCCGCCAAGCTGCCTCCCAACAAGCGCTTCCCCGACCTCCACAACGCCATCAACGCAGCCATCAAGGCCCTCGGCGGTGCCGCTGCCCCCAAGCTCAACTGGTCCTCGCCCAAGGACGCGACCTGGATCTCGCGCCACCCTAACACGGTGAAATGCACCTCGGCCAACGACGTCTACATCCTCCTCAAGTCCTCGTCCTTCATCAGCCACGATCTCGATCACGCCTTTGACGACTGCGTCCCCTCGACGACAACGTCGACCCCACAATCCCCCTcctcgacggcggcggcggcggcggcgcaagtgcagcaacaacaacaacaaccccaggGCTTCACCCCCGTTCTCGTCctccgctccttcttctccccgctCCCCTCTCTCGAATTCCGCTGCTTCGTCAAGGACCGCAacctcatcgccatcacccAGCGAGACCTCAACTACTACGCCTTCCTGCGCAGCTTGCAGCCGGCCATCATCGCGCGTTGTCGCGAGCTGTTCAACACCAAGCTCAAGTACACGTTTCCCGATTCGTCGTTTGTCTTTGACGTGTATATCCCCGAGGCGGCATACCGGTCCGACTCTGAGAGTGACGATGACGAAACTTCGGAGGCTAGAAGCAGATTGGCGAGGGCGAGGTTGATCGATATCAACCCGTGGGCGCCGCGGACGGATACGATTCTATTTGGGTGGGAGGAGCTGTTGGAGGCGGATGTCAAGATGCCTGTGTTGGGGACGGCGGAGTCAACaccagaaaagaaggaggagacagTGAGGTTAAGGTTTTCTGCTACgggagctgctgctgctgctgctgggggaGATGATAACCTTACGGAaccagaagaggaggacgacaacaacgagcAGAATcactttgatgatgatgagacgACGACGGATGATGAGCACGAAGAGGAGTACGAGGTTGAGTTGAGGCTGGTGGAGCAGGATGATCCGGCTGCGTACAACTTTAGCTCGCCGCAGTACTCGGCGCATAAGATGCCGAAGGATGTAGTGGATGCTAGTATGGCGGGCGAAGGGGGCATGAGGGAGTTTGCTAGGGAGTGGCAGAGGTTACAGGACCAGAGGGGAGGTGGTTCTAGCAGCTGA
- a CDS encoding pre-mRNA-splicing factor cwc-21 → MSDNVGLSTPRGSGTSGYVQRNLAHFRPRDNYQSYPPKDFDSLKHQPRQPDKGLLEHDRKREVEVKVFELRDKLEEEGVEEDEIETRCDELRRKLLAEMERNQNSRGAPTGPRKNLKMHQVHELADAKIKESERLRQALKISRDYQEGSHWKKQEERLKGALEREANGDSSSMPPPPAPSGPSGGNDRGGDRDRGRGRGFGRRDRDEGRLNSRERRAPPRDWDRPPTPRGRGGRGGRGGRDREVDSYRGAAGRDRSRSRSPIRERSRTRSPVRDTGRSRSPVSERSLSRSRSRSRSYSRSRSPPRRRAADSQDRSLSRSRSRSYSRSPDRDRYREKYRDRDNRD, encoded by the exons ATGTCCGACAACGTCGGTCTCTCCACGCCGCGTGGTAGCGGTACCTCTGGCTATGTCCAGCGTAATCTCGCCCACTTCCGCCCGCGCGACAACTACCAGTCCTACCCGCCCAAGGACTTTGACAGCCTAAAACACCAACCGCGCCAGCCAGACAAGGGCCTTCTCGAGCACGATCGCAAGCGTGAAGTCGAAGTGAAGGTATTCGAATTGCGCGACAagttggaagaagaggg cgtcgaagaagatgaaaTCGAAACCCGTTGCGACGAACTTCGCCGGAAACTCCTCGCCGAAATGGAGCGCAATCAAAACAGTCGCGGTGCGCCCACCGGTCCCCGCAAGAACTTGAAGATGCACCAGGTCCACGAACTAGCCGACGCCAAGATCAAAGAGAGCGAGCGGTTGCGCCAAGCGCTGAAGATCAGCCGGGACTACCAAGAGGGAAGCCACTGGAAAAAGCAGGAGGAAAGGCTGAAGGGTGCACTTGAGCGGGAAGCAAATggtgacagcagcagcatgccGCCCCCGCCTGCACCAAGTGGGCCCTCTGGTGGCAATGACCGTGGTGGCGATCGTGACCGTGGTCGTGGTCGTGGTTTTGGTCGCAGGGATAGGGACGAAGGCAGACTCAACTCTAGGGAGCGCCGCGCTCCTCCCAGGGATTGGGACAGGCCGCCAACTCcgagaggaaggggtggaagaggtggaagaggagggagggacaGGGAGGTTGACAGCTATCGGGGCGCCGCTGGAAGGgacaggagcaggagcagaagcCCCATCAGGGAGAGAAGTCGTACGAGAAGCCCAGTCAGGGACACGGGCCGATCCAGAAGCCCGGTGTCGGAGAGGAGCCTAAGCAGGAGCAGAAGCCGCAGCAGGAGCTACAGTCGGAGCCGGAGCCCACCCCGTAGAAGGGCTGCGGACAGCCAGGATCGCAGCCTGAGccggagcaggagcaggagttACAGCCGGTCTCCGGATAGGGATCGGTATCGGGAGAAGTACAGGGATCGGGACAACCGCGATTAG
- a CDS encoding cell division control protein 25: MLMTQTPVSLLQGQNTTSSYNTQSQKTSYDRRDPAAADSSHATTLVDPNDSSFFFATDPVSSMNGVVGTAPAGTMYVRALYDYEADDRTSLSFHEGDIIQVITQLESGWWDGVINGVRGWFPSNYCEVIASPDDAPGETEEKANPEQVVEEEAEDHDVYHESFDEDDASDRDDDPDSLPIEGTDGDRSRADFWIPQATPLGHLFYYNTMTGESSNELPLESPASVNETGPRDRMNVTIPDRTRPPPEMMARGLTQDEEDEDDITSASEVEGETFMTASRGSLPKNRRLYDGVSPSTSMDSINGQPSGNRGRTETYFNSNHHIVPMTSTTAFTSATFNLPTAATIPRSFFDDGSMQPLTWSRLVANMKKAIDRYREAIKNNHRSEYVARAEDISDHLRLLLAAGSGTTDNHSGQPSIISTNKALYPHFRDMMSKFSKLVISSHIAAADWPNAESVQKCLQEADGVLMGVYSYVEVARQQRGEDIPRLFPGFVIGSTSGGSWQTNGLGPHDPITSNFLDDEEGVVEPTAILDSKLLERLDELKRMLVSGIRELDKSLVVTDKVVTPFRHEVISNNICAAGGKVVDMFKPWIATIESIDLSCLGSNGFQQPQLLDFATNKQSLYDNISDLVLGCQAVAGPLADEWSEVRGHALEERLDYVRQCARALETNSSHIGFSLQLLSEQVQMVMQQQAEARAREPMQRTPLSRGDSLPYERHLRTDSAFLRPVLMSSASFSEGDPTAPTFQRKGDPSKMKKFFGEDPTPIQPVDDTPEFLRLDYEAELSWDQKVQPPVVKGGSLLALVEQLTRHDKLDSNFNNTFLLTYKSFTSARVLFELLVKRFGIQPPEGLTQTQYEQWRDSKQKLIRFRVVNILKNWFDNFWMEDQSEETKQLILDVYNFVNETVKSTETPGSKGLMAVLEQRRSGKEVNVRRMIQTVNQNTPAPIMPKNMKKLKFLDIDVTEFARQLTIIESRLYGKIKSTECLNKTWQKKVAEGEPEPAPNVKALILHSNQMTNWVAEMILAQTDVRKRVVVIKHFVAVADKCRALNNFSTLTSIISALGTAPIARLKRTWDQIPQRVLATLETMRKLMASTKNFGEYREALHLSNPPCIPFFGVYLTDLTFIEDGIPSVLKKTNQINFAKRAKTADVIGDIQQYQNVAYSLQPVPELQEYILSNMQAAGDVHEMYDKSLQIEPREREDEKIVRVLAESGFL, from the exons ATGCTAATGACACAGACGCCTGTGTCGCTACTTCAGGGTCAGAATACCACCAGTTCCTACAATACCCAGTCTCAGAAAACATCCTACGATCGACGCGACCCCGCTGCCGCCGACTCAAGCCACGCGACGACTTTGGTCGACCCCAAcgactcctccttcttctttgcgaCCGACCCTGTTTCCTCCATGAATGGCGTTGTAGGCACGGCGCCCGCGGGCACCATGTATGTCCGCGCGCTGTACGATTACGAGGCAGACGACAGGACCAGTCTTAGCTTTCACGAGGGCGATATAATCCAAGTTATCACACAGCTTGAAAGCGGTTGGTGGGATGGTGTCATCAACGGTGTCAGAGGATGGTTTCCCAGTAATTATTGCGAGGTAATCGCTAGCCCCGATGACGCTCCAGGCGAGaccgaggagaaggccaacCCCGAACAAGtagtggaggaagaggccgaaGACCACGATGTCTACCACGAGAGCTTTGACGAGGATGATGCATCGGATCGCGATGATGACCCTGATTCTCTTCCCATCGAGGGAACCGATGGCGATCGATCCAGGGCTGATTTCTGGATCCCTCAAGCCACCCCCCTGGGCCACTTGTTCTACTACAACACCATGACCGGCGAGAGCAGCAATGAATTGCCGCTTGAGTCGCCTGCTTCTGTTAACGAGACCGGTCCCCGTGACCGCATGAATGTGACGATACCCGACCGGACCAGGCCGCCTCCCGAGATGATGGCACGTGGCTTGACccaggatgaagaggatgaagacgataTCACCTCGGCCTCAGAAGTCGAGGGCGAAACTTTCATGACTGCATCCCGAGGATCACTT CCCAAGAACCGCCGCTTATACGATGGCGTCTCACCGTCCACGTCCATGGATTCTATCAACGGACAGCCCTCCGGTAACAGGGGCCGTACCGAGACATATTTCAACAGCAATCACCATATAGTGCCTATGACATCGACAACCGCATTCACTAGCGCGACTTTCAACCTCCCTACCGCCGCTACAATTCCTCGTTCCTTCTTTGACGATGGTTCTATGCAACCTCTCACTTGGAGCCGACTGGTTGCCAACATGAAGAAGGCAATTGACCGTTATCgcgaggccatcaagaacAATCACCGGTCCGAGTACGTTGCCCGCGCCGAGGACATCTCTGACCATTTGCGCCTTCTCCTGGCGGCTGGTTCAGGGACAACCGACAACCATTCAGGCCAGCCTTCCATCATCTCGACCAACAAGGCGCTATACCCTCATTTCCGCGATATGATGTCCAAGTTTTCCAAGCTCGTGATTTCCTCGCACATTGCTGCCGCCGATTGGCCCAACGCCGAGTCCGTCCAAAAGTGTTTGCAGGAGGCCGATGGCGTCCTCATGGGAGTTTACAGCTATGTCGAAGTTGCTAGGCAGCAGAGAGGTGAAGACATTCCTCGGCTGTTCCCCGGGTTTGTAATTGGGTCCACCTCTGGTGGGAGTTGGCAGACTAATGGCCTTGGCCCGCACGACCCTATTACCTCCAATTTCctcgatgatgaagagggtgTAGTGGAGCCCACTGCCATCCTCGACAGCAAGTTGTTGGAAAGGCTGGATGAGCTGAAGCGTATGCTGGTTTCCGGCATTCGCGAACTGGACAAGAGCTTGGTTGTCACGGATAAGGTGGTGACGCCTTTCAGGCACGAAGTAATCAGCAACAATATTTGCGCTGCCGGTGGCAAGGTCGTGGACATGTTCAAGCCATGGATTGCCACGATTGAGTCTATCGACCTTTCTTGCCTTGGCAGCAACGGGTTCCAGCAGCCGCAGCTTCTTGATTTTgcgacaaacaaacaaagcTTGTACGACAACATTTCCGACCTGGTGCTTGGCTGCCAGGCCGTCGCTGGCCCGCTCGCTGATGAATGGTCCGAGGTGCGGGGCCATGCTTTGGAAGAGAGATTGGACTATGTTCGTCAGTGTGCTCGAGCATTGGAGACCAACTCCTCGCACATCGGCTTCTCTCTCCAACTACTCTCCGAGCAAGTCCAGATGGTCATGCAGCAACAAGCAGAAGCTCGTGCACGTGAACCTATGCAACGAACACCGCTTAGCAGAGGTGACTCGTTGCCGTATGAGCGGCACTTGAGGACTGACTCTGCCTTCCTGAGACCGGTATTGATGAGCTCAGCATCGTTTTCGGAGGGCGATCCCACTGCTCCCACGTTCCAGCGGAAGGGTGACCCGTCAAAGATGAAGAAATTCTTCGGAGAAGATCCCACGCCGATTCAGCCTGTGGATGACACACCTGAGTTCTTGCGTCTGGACTACGAAGCTGAGCTATCTTGGGATCAGAAGGTGCAGCCGCCCGTCGTCAAGGGTGGTAGTCTCCTCGCTTTGGTGGAGCAGCTTACCCGCCACGACAAGCTTGACTCGAACTTCAATAACACCTTCCTGTTGACGTACAAGTCCTTTACTTCGGCTCGCGTACTGTTCGAGCTCCTCGTAAAGAGATTCGGCATCCAACCACCCGAGGGCCTTACCCAGACCCAGTATGAGCAGTGGCGTGATAGCAAGCAGAAGCTTATCCGCTTCCGAGTGGTCAACATTCTTAAGAACTGGTTCGATAACTTTTGGATGGAAGATCAGAGTGAGGAGACAAAGCAGCTAATCCTTGATGTCTACAACTTCGTCAATGAGACAGTGAAGTCGACAGAGACACCAGGTTCCAAGGGCTTGATGGCCGTCTTGGAACAGCGGCGGAGCGGCAAGGAAGTCAATGTTCGTCGCATGATCCAGACGGTCAACCAGAATACGCCTGCGCCAATCATGCCAAAGAACATGAAGAAGCTCAAGTTTCTGGATATTGATGTCACTGAATTTGCGCGTCAGCTTACTATCATCGAGTCGCGCCTGTATGGCAAGATCAAGTCTACAGAATGTCTCAACAAGACATGGCAGAAGAAGGTTGCCGAAGGGGAGCCAGAACCAGCACCTAATGTCAAGGCCCTTATTCTGCACTCGAACCAGATGACCAACTGGGTGGCTGAGATGATTTTGGCGCAAACCGATGTTAGGAAGCGTGTTGTCGTCATAAAACACttcgttgccgttgccgacAAGTGCCGGGCTCTTAACAACTTCTCTACACTTACATCGATCATTTCAGCTTTGGGAACCGCACCCATTGCCCGCTTGAAAAGAACATGGGATCAGATTCCTCAGCGCGTTCTCGCGACGCTTGAAACCATGAGGAAGCTCATGGCTAGTACTAAGAACTTTGGTGAATACAGAGAGGCGTTGCATCTGTCCAACCCTCCATGCATTCCCTTCTTTG GTGTGTATCTTACGGATCTTACCTTCATCGAAGATGGTATCCCGTCGGTTCTGAAGAAGACGAACCAGATCAACTTTGCGAAGCGGGCGAAGACCGCAGACGTTATCGGAGACATCCAGCAGTATCAAAACGTCGCATATTCGCTACAGCCAGTACCTGAACTTCAGGAGTATATCTTGTCCAATATGCAAGCTGCCGGAGACGTGCACGAGATGTACGACAAGAGTTTGCAAATCGAGCCCCGCGAGAGAGAAGATGAGAAGATCGTCAG AGTTTTGGCTGAGTCTGGATTCCTATGA